AGAGTGTGTTGTGCTCCTTACAAAGCTGTCCAGCCACAACATGGCAAACACAGCAAAAAAGATTTGTAAAAAGTATGACATACCACTTGTCTGTCTTGATAAAACAAGCCCGGAGTCAGTTTGTTGCGCTTTGCAGGACTACATTAACTGTGATGACTGTGAATTCTCTAACCTTTGCATGAGACGGGCTAATTAATGCAGGATACAAATCTTAGGCTTTTTTCTCATATGGTCTATGAGTATAAGAAGGGTGTCCGCAGGCTTGCGATGTATACATGCAGTGAAAACGAATGTGAATTCTGCATCAAAAAACTCGAAAAAAGTGAAATAACTTATATGGTTGCTACTGCCGGTGACGGGAAATCGAATATCTTTTTCGGAGATTGTCCCTGCATAAGCATTCTGGAAAGTTTCGGCAAAGAAAAGTTAAATGAGTTTGATCAGAAAGAAGATTTTATACTTGGGATACTGTTAGGTTATGATGTCACAAGGCAGTGTGAACGCTATATCAGCATGTCAGATATGGATAAGTGCATGGGCTGCTCTGTCAGCACTCAGCAAGGTGCTTAGCTATGTACTACACTGTCGCACTTTTTCTCCCTTATAGCCCGGTACTGTTAACGTGCTGGGCTTATTAAAAAGGCCCCGCTTGTTTTGATGCGGAGCCTAGGAGGGAGTAGTGTTAGTTGTGAAGTCTCTGTGCAGTTGTCTGCGGTATTAGTGAGAGTTGATTGCTATTTTCTTTACTATAGAACCAGATATTTGTTTTTTGGGTATACTGACCTTCAGTACACCGTTTTTGAATTCTGCCCTGATACTGTTTTGATCTGCATTTTCCGGCAGTGTCAGAACCCTTCTGAAGCTGCCGTATGACCTTTCCACCCGGTGGTAGTTCTCTTCTCTGGTTTTTGATTCGTTTTTTTTCTCACCAGAGATCACAAGTGAATTATCTACTAATTCAATAGATATATCCTTTTCTTCCACACCCGGCACTTCCACAGAGATTTTGTAATCATCCTGCGTTTCTCCAAGGTCAAGAGTCGGTTTGAGTATTTCAGCAAACCCTCTATGCATTGACGGAATATCTGTCCAAAAGTCTCTTGTTAATGAGTTGAACAGGTTGTCCATCTCCCGTTGTACCCTATGGAATGGGTGCTCAAAAGAACCGATTCTGTTTTTCACAATATCTGTGCTTGTTTTTTCTTCCTCTTCCTCGTTTTTAAACCAATTCCAAGGAACTAACTTTTTAACGCTCATAGCTAACCTCCGAAGAATAGTTTTGTTACACTTATTAAGATATACCTGAGTGCTGCTCTGTCAAGTTTTATGATTAAGTTTCATCATATAATCTGTGATTGTCGTAAGTAACTGGTAACCTGTCATAATAAATACTACATGTTTCATTGTTGTTCTGATATGCTGTATGCATTACCTGAATGTTGAGTAAAGAATCAGTTCAGAGGAGCTTTTTATTATGGATAATAACTGCCCCTTCTGCACCATTGATGAGACCAAAATAGTTTTAAGGAACGAGACATGCTTTGCAGTATACGATATTTTTCCTGCTACAGAGGGGCACATGCTTGTTGTTCCCTTAAGGCATGCACCGTCGTTTTTTGATTATACCCCTGAAGAAATCAGTGACGTGTGGGCTCTTGTTAGTGAATGTAAAGGGCTGCTGGATGAGCGGTTTTCTCCCGATGGCTATAATATTGGTATGAACCTCGGCGAATGTGCCGGACAGACAGTTTTTCATCTGCATATACACATCAT
This window of the Denitrovibrio acetiphilus DSM 12809 genome carries:
- a CDS encoding DUF2325 domain-containing protein, with amino-acid sequence MKVSVIGGLARMEKEYVNAFKKVGCKAKIFNTKSGRMDESLKCSECVVLLTKLSSHNMANTAKKICKKYDIPLVCLDKTSPESVCCALQDYINCDDCEFSNLCMRRAN
- a CDS encoding HIT family protein — its product is MDNNCPFCTIDETKIVLRNETCFAVYDIFPATEGHMLVVPLRHAPSFFDYTPEEISDVWALVSECKGLLDERFSPDGYNIGMNLGECAGQTVFHLHIHIIPRRIGDTENPKGGIRHAVRGKGSYGPRR
- a CDS encoding DUF2023 family protein produces the protein MQDTNLRLFSHMVYEYKKGVRRLAMYTCSENECEFCIKKLEKSEITYMVATAGDGKSNIFFGDCPCISILESFGKEKLNEFDQKEDFILGILLGYDVTRQCERYISMSDMDKCMGCSVSTQQGA
- a CDS encoding Hsp20/alpha crystallin family protein gives rise to the protein MSVKKLVPWNWFKNEEEEEKTSTDIVKNRIGSFEHPFHRVQREMDNLFNSLTRDFWTDIPSMHRGFAEILKPTLDLGETQDDYKISVEVPGVEEKDISIELVDNSLVISGEKKNESKTREENYHRVERSYGSFRRVLTLPENADQNSIRAEFKNGVLKVSIPKKQISGSIVKKIAINSH